atgagggccagtGTGTCCAATgcactactgctactactactgggGCTAGAGTGGATTGTGTTGCTGTATGTACAGATGAATTATGTTGTCAGATTATTTATGTTATCTTCCTACTGCCTTAATGGtgaaaagcactttaaataaagtctgatgtgtgtttttgtctctccttGATCATCATAACTCACTAATGACATTAAAGGTTTGTAACATAAGAAAACATCAAGTCTTATAAAATATTGGTGAAAGTAACTACGCTACgtgttacattttcattatttcatctCTCCTACcttctccttccttttctctctcctctaaTCCTGAGTGCAACAAGTGTTTTGAcatgaaaaaaggttaaaaggtCAAGCTGCATAATAGATTCTTAATAGCTTCACATTTGACACAAAGAGCaatagagagagggggggggacaggATTTAGCCATTGCTAATTGCTAAGCTAATGGCTATACTGGAGTAGCTAACCGTGTTCTAACAGATAATGAATCTATTAGAGCTCGAGTATAACTAGTGTTTAAATACAATCAGACGATTAGCCGCCAGATTTAAGCAGTAAAGCGGAGTTTAGTAGGCCCTaagctgatttaacagctgattggtttaCAATCGATTCAATATgttaaactttttgtttttgaatcggaaggattttaattgttatttgaCAGATTTAAAGTCATATTGTgtacaggacacacacacgttgtgaggctgaagtcagagagactaaatctacAGTTAATtgaaatcagcaacagatcgctACACCgtcataattaaaacagctGGAGACtttgtaccagctgatatgggGGTCTGATTATGTTTTactaaatcggaatcgcaccacagtgtttcaGCCACTTCCCTTTCAGCCTGATGGCGGCTTAATATGACTCGAGATGGCTGGGTTCACCGTCTTTACTGCAGTTTCCCCCGGAAGGCTGCTGCCTGGCGGTAAGAGGACGGCACTTTACACTTTACACTTGACATGACGTCATAATGAGACTCGTGTACATGGCAGTATAAAAGCGCTCCTGCACTCGCGCTGCGGGTCGTGTCGTGCTAAAAGGGCGGAGGTGCAGCGCAGAGCTCACACCTGAATTCCGAGCAGCGAGGTCCGGAGTAATTTACCAGTTGATTTCCAGGCTGAAGCCAAACCTCTGGAAGATGAGCACGAGGACATCCAGCTCCAGATGCATCATGTCTACAGGCGTCATGAAGACTTTTAACTTTCTACTTTTAACTAGTTTTCCTGAAGCTATCCTGGGTAAGTTGGTTTATGGTCATATTCATGTATGAGTCCGCTTGGTATTAAGGCTGTTGACCCAAATTATTGGTAacgttttacattttaataattaccgctttttattatcattacGAAGATGTAAAATATGACATCTCAGTAAGACATTTTGTAAAGATAAGTAGTGCCCGTGGTGTAACTGACCTGACTCTGGTTGCGGGTGGGCGGCTGTGCTGATCTCCGACATTTGAAGTTCTTTTTGGAACATAACCCCCGTGAAAAAACAGGGTTCACTGTATAATAATTATGACTTCAAGGCTACTGATGTGATAAGGAGCCGTTTCACTGTAAACCTAAACAGTTGTACTAACAGTTGTACTAACAGTTGTACTAACAGTTTTACTAACAGTTTTACTAACAGTTGTACTAACAGTTGTACTAACAGTTGTACTAACAGTTGTACTAACAGTTGTACTAACAGTTGTACTAACAGTTGTACTAACAGTTGTACTAACAGTTGTACTAACAGTTGTACTAACAGTTGTACTAACAGTTGTACTAGCTCCCGCGGCTTGTTCATCCCTCAATTTGCGGTTCAGCCGATGAGCTGGAAAGCTCTGATCTCCTGCTTACTActactgttcattttaatgctcaacggTTCCATGAAGACCTCCTTGTGGCCCATAAataagactgttgttgtgaagcactaCCCATACAACTGACCTCACAGACAAACCCTCATTACATCTTTTATTctaagttgtatttttgttctaaatggTCTTCATACAACAGTGAAAGCAGAGGGAACAcacctgacatttaaatagatcTCATTCCTCTATCCCTATATGCACCAACATTATATGCTTGCTACAGTCATGCAACGTGTAatacaaaagacaacaaagttAAATACTTTGAatataaattttattttataaatgtgcttgtagttctgcagccccccccccccaggccgTAGCTAGTCTGAAGGGGACAGGGACCTGAGGGGGGACTTCAGACACTCCCGGGGATCCTTCTACGGTCTGATGGCCATAGTCCCCCCTAAATGAAGGACCTCTACTCCTCGTTGGTCCCTGAAGAGACGGATTATACAGGATCTACATCAGGTGGAGGAAGTACTAGTGGttatgttaacattagctactGTTAACGTTACCAGACAATCAGCTGATCGCTATTTTGCTAAGCTAACGCTCACATCGGAATATGTACAACTTGTNNNNNNNNNNNNNNNNNNNNNNNNNNNNNNNNNNNNNNNNNNNNNNNNNNNNNNNNNNNNNNNNNNNNNNNNNNNNNNNNNNNNNNNNNNNNNNNNNNNNaccccaaataagtcccgggtcagtttgacccgagagacacgagagggtcccggaggtgaagacaacacgagggttaaatagaagaaaaacaacattaaaattgaTCTGTCCCACTTACCAACAGTGAGGTTAAAACCACATTGGGCTTTCAGTTTTGGGACGTAGACTTCGTACCGGCCAGCGTCAGACAGGTTTACCGGGGAGATCTGCAGAGTCACGTCTCCTCGGACCAGGTCTCCATGGACCAGGGTAGTTCTGTGTCTGTAGCGATGACTCTGTGAGAGGACATCGTCCCGTCCGTGTCGGTACACGTGGACGAGGTCGTCACGGAGGTCTGGTCTCTTCAGATCCACTGTGTAAGGAGACAAGTTGACCGGAGGACGCAGAGAACCCCGCAGAGTCACAGCGTCCCCTTCTACTGCCTCGATCAGAGCTGGACAACTGATAAGATACGCTCCTGGGGAAACAAGCACATAGACAGAGACATTATTTAGGGTCATGAGACTTAAAAACACGAGCTAGAGGCCGAGGGCATTTAGAGGAGGGACGCTCTCCTTTAGGTTTATTGACATTAAGAGGGTTTCTGGGTAGTTTAGTCAACTGAAATGTCATCTGATTGCTGAATAATGACATTCTTGAGATTTGAGAGTTTTTTGAAGCTGTTAAAGTCTCAATGCTGAGCTGCATCTCACATTAATCTTCAAGTTTAAGGCTTTCAGATCATATTCACTCCTTCTGAAACAAACATATAGACAGAGACATGTGTCTCAAATCACACACTTCTGTACTTAATACTAACTACTTAATACTATTCTGTACTTAATACTAACCATTATACTAACTAGTACCCGGATGGTGCACTCAAAACGGTCAGAAAGTTGAGTGTggatcatagaccgttaataatatacagtctatggtttgtGTCGGTACATGCATTGACATAaaaagagtagacgccgcacTGGCAGGCTGAGCGCAAGAAatccagccgccatcttggaccggtcatactcgttaattagcagcagaagatacaagATGCCAGAGCAAATTCCTGCTCAAATCTGccgattttttttatcttatctctttcactctgggttctgtaaatcattttgtatctgtgttttgaaaattgctacatAAGTTAAGTTCCCGGactaaatacagaagaaaaaaaactacccctgtccctgttctgtttttaggtttttcagtcagattgatagtcaaactggaaatgtccctgtttttctcctttttcggGGATTATGTTCCCAGGTTTGATTTTGGACGTCTGGTGAATTTTTGTCACATCAGAATATTCTATTACAGTTAAGCAcattatgaatattaaaatacaccTAACCTTGTGTCCTGTATCAtagcatgtatgtatgtataacctttgtagtaaaaaaaaaacatgaaaatcagttttgtattcagtgagattgattaattaaacgaGCTGACTGCTCATTGCAGctgccaaacacattacactgagtggagcgtgtgaccggtccaagatggcggccccacTGCTCGTCACGCGCCATAGACGTGAGTCTTTGCCTCCCACATTCAACGGTcgctgtcggtacacgatccgtcctgcctacacgatccgttctgcgcatgcgcaagatgttcacgcatgcgcagatgaNNNNNNNNNNNNNNNNNNNNNNNNNNNNNNNNNNNNNNNNNNNNNNNNNNNNNNNNNNNNNNNNNNNNNNNNNNNNNNNNNNNNNNNNNNNNNNNNNNNNACTGTTAACGTTACCAGACAATCAGCTGATCGCTATTTTGCTAAGCTAACGCTCACATCGGAATATGTACAACTTGTTAAGATCacacatttaatattaaaatcttCTACAGCGGGACGatagtttaacacaaacaacaataaactacaacacatgtaacgttagcttattAACTTATGACTAAACTGccgctgttagctagctaaggcTAGCTTGCTAGCACGTCAGATGACGGTACCAATAAAGGTTATAATTCGTGGTACAAAAATCATTACCGACtgtaaaattaaccaaatatacacacacacaggtggctTATATCTTATATGTTATATAAATGTAGCACAAAGACTCACGTTCaacttacatttgtattgctCCATCGGTTTAGCGGGTCGCCTCTTCGGCCGCCATTATCGAAAGTTTTTCAACTGTTGTTAGCTCCGCCCCTTCCGCTACGTAGCCATGGCGACCgttgagtgtggaaagtgtcCATTGATCCACTCTCACTGTTTTGAGTGCACCATCCGGGTACTCTAAGGGCACTCAACAAGTTAATATACAGtagcaaggcagctttatctgtagagcacatt
The sequence above is drawn from the Etheostoma cragini isolate CJK2018 chromosome 2, CSU_Ecrag_1.0, whole genome shotgun sequence genome and encodes:
- the LOC117934551 gene encoding V-set domain-containing T-cell activation inhibitor 1-like isoform X2, with product MTLNNVSVYVLVSPGAYLISCPALIEAVEGDAVTLRGSLRPPVNLSPYTVDLKRPDLRDDLVHVYRHGRDDVLSQSHRYRHRTTLVHGDLVRGDVTLQISPVNLSDAGRYEVYVPKLKAQCGFNLTVERKANRTKRNDFTTPGRPVEHQTESEHRGKCLIVLQKTDVSSLRLFSV